One Kazachstania africana CBS 2517 chromosome 5, complete genome DNA window includes the following coding sequences:
- the LSM3 gene encoding U4/U6-U5 snRNP complex subunit LSM3 (similar to Saccharomyces cerevisiae LSM3 (YLR438C-A); ancestral locus Anc_4.319), whose protein sequence is MSDTPLDLLKLNLDETVYVKLRGARALTGTLQAFDSHCNIVLSDAVETIYELDGNGELSSKEKKSEMIFVRGDSVTLITTPNADE, encoded by the coding sequence ATGTCAGACACACCGTTAGATCTGCttaaattgaatttggacGAGACTGTCTACGTGAAGTTACGCGGTGCACGTGCGCTAACAGGTACTTTACAGGCATTCGATTCGCATTGTAACATTGTATTGAGTGATGCCGTTGAAACTATATACGAATTGGATGGTAACGGGGAGCTATCGAGCAAGGAAAAGAAGTCTGAGATGATCTTTGTCAGAGGTGATTCTGTAACTTTGATCACAACACCTAACGCCGATGAATGA